One genomic region from Alteromonas pelagimontana encodes:
- a CDS encoding nucleoside permease, with protein MNTITLRLSVMMFLQFFIWGGWFVTLGTYLGSNLSATGGQIGMAFSTQSWGAIIAPFIVGLIADRFFNAERILGVLHLIGAVLMYCMYQATDFDAFYPYVLGYMIVFMPTLALVNSVSFEQLTNPSKQFGKIRVWGTIGWIVAGLMISYVFSWDAQQAIQEGMLRNTFMLCAIASLALGIFSFTLPKTPPKGAGAGTGLREVLGIDALALLKSRNFLIFFLSSVLICIPLAFYYQNANPFLTEIGVENATGKMTLGQVSEVLFMLALPVFLNRFGIKKTLLLGMLAWVLRYVFFAYGNADSGIVLLLIGIALHGVCYDFFFVSGQIYTDAKAGAKIKSAAQGLITLATYGVGMLIGFWVAGQITEAYSTESGHIWTNVWLFPAAFALVVLVIFALLFKDEKVSTDG; from the coding sequence AGATTGGTATGGCATTTTCTACCCAATCCTGGGGGGCAATTATCGCGCCTTTCATTGTCGGTTTAATTGCGGACAGATTTTTTAACGCAGAACGTATTTTAGGTGTATTGCACCTGATAGGTGCTGTGCTTATGTACTGCATGTACCAGGCGACTGATTTTGATGCATTTTATCCTTATGTTTTAGGTTATATGATTGTCTTTATGCCGACACTGGCGCTGGTTAATTCGGTGTCGTTCGAGCAGTTGACTAACCCGTCCAAGCAGTTCGGGAAAATCAGAGTGTGGGGTACCATCGGTTGGATTGTCGCGGGGTTGATGATCAGCTATGTGTTCTCTTGGGATGCACAACAAGCCATCCAGGAAGGAATGTTGCGTAACACCTTTATGCTTTGTGCCATTGCTTCGCTTGCTCTGGGAATCTTCAGCTTTACGTTACCTAAAACGCCTCCTAAAGGTGCGGGCGCAGGCACCGGATTACGGGAAGTTCTGGGAATAGACGCACTGGCACTGCTAAAAAGCCGTAACTTTCTGATCTTCTTTCTTTCCTCGGTACTCATTTGTATTCCTCTGGCATTTTATTACCAGAACGCTAACCCGTTTTTAACCGAAATTGGTGTGGAAAACGCAACGGGTAAAATGACGCTGGGACAGGTGTCAGAAGTTTTATTTATGCTGGCGCTTCCGGTATTTTTAAATCGATTCGGCATTAAGAAAACGCTGTTGCTGGGGATGCTGGCGTGGGTGTTGCGATATGTCTTTTTTGCCTACGGTAATGCTGACAGCGGCATAGTATTGCTTCTTATCGGCATTGCATTACATGGCGTGTGCTACGATTTCTTCTTCGTTTCCGGGCAAATTTATACCGATGCCAAAGCCGGAGCAAAAATAAAGAGCGCCGCGCAGGGGCTCATTACCCTGGCAACCTATGGTGTAGGTATGTTGATTGGTTTCTGGGTAGCAGGTCAGATTACTGAAGCGTACTCTACCGAGAGTGGTCATATCTGGACTAATGTATGGTTATTCCCTGCCGCTTTCGCTTTAGTGGTGCTGGTTATATTCGCGCTGCTATTTAAAGATGAGAAGGTATCAACCGATGGTTAA
- a CDS encoding hydroxypyruvate isomerase family protein, with protein sequence MVNSRRNLLKGLAYSGVGLAAFGGTALAQADASKGPLKIKGNINHSVARWTFGDLSIEALCKLVKRIGFSAIDLVGPEDWPVLKRYNIDSSMCNGAELNLEDGWCDKRFHQKLTERYLKHIDLVADAGYRNLICFSGSKRGMSREEGLENAVEGLGQVIPHAEKRGVILQMELLNSRVDHPDYMADISSWGVELCKRLKTDNFKLLYDIYHMQIDEGDIIRTIRENHQYFGHYHTGGVPGRHEIDNSQELYYPAIAKAIRDTGFTGYLAQEFIPTPENKTGRAQSLRNAIAICDV encoded by the coding sequence ATGGTTAATTCTCGTAGGAACCTCTTAAAAGGTTTAGCATACTCTGGGGTGGGGCTGGCGGCTTTTGGTGGCACCGCACTGGCACAAGCTGACGCGAGTAAAGGCCCGTTGAAAATAAAAGGGAACATAAATCATTCAGTGGCCCGCTGGACCTTCGGTGATTTATCTATCGAAGCGTTGTGTAAGTTGGTCAAGCGCATTGGTTTTTCTGCTATTGACCTTGTCGGGCCTGAAGATTGGCCCGTGCTGAAACGTTACAATATCGACTCGTCAATGTGTAACGGCGCTGAGTTGAATCTGGAAGATGGATGGTGTGACAAGCGCTTTCATCAAAAGCTTACCGAGCGGTATCTTAAACATATTGATTTGGTAGCTGATGCCGGGTATCGCAACCTTATTTGCTTTAGTGGAAGCAAGAGAGGCATGTCGCGGGAAGAAGGGCTTGAAAATGCGGTTGAAGGCTTGGGCCAAGTAATTCCCCATGCGGAAAAACGAGGCGTAATTTTACAGATGGAATTGCTTAACAGTCGGGTAGATCATCCTGATTACATGGCCGACATTTCTTCCTGGGGCGTTGAGTTGTGCAAGCGATTAAAGACAGACAACTTTAAGTTGTTGTACGACATCTATCATATGCAAATTGACGAAGGTGATATCATTCGCACTATTCGCGAAAACCATCAATATTTCGGCCACTATCACACTGGCGGTGTGCCGGGGCGTCATGAAATTGATAATTCACAAGAACTGTATTATCCCGCGATTGCCAAAGCTATCAGGGATACCGGATTTACGGGGTATCTGGCCCAGGAATTCATTCCGACACCAGAAAACAAAACAGGCAGAGCGCAATCGCTTCGTAATGCGATCGCCATCTGTGATGTCTGA
- a CDS encoding GMC oxidoreductase, with protein MANNTYDAIVIGSGISGGWAAKELTEKGLKVLMLERGRDIEHVKDYVNAHKEAWDYPHRDLATQEMKEDYPVLSRDYPLNESTFGMWANEKESPYVEEKPFNWFRGYHVGGRSLLWGRQSYRLNPEDFMANEKEGIAVDWPVRYEDVAPWYDYVEKFAGISGSRDGLDVLPDGHFMPPIPLNVVEKDVSARIKKAFKGSRHLIHSRAANITQPMNDIRVGCQFRNKCWLGCPFGGYFSTQSSTLPAAVKTGNLTVRPFSIVTQVLYDKDKKRATGVEIIDAETNQTYEFKSKIVFVNASALNSAWVLMNSATDVWDGGLGSSSGELGHNVMDHHFRVGASAIVEGFDDKYYSGRRPAGFYIPRFRNWGGDNRDYVRGFGYQGSASREGWRRNIAELGLGADLKDAMSEPGTWQIGMTAFGEMLPDHRNRISLNHKVKDKWGLPVLAMDVTIRENEMRMRKDMKQDAIDMFEAAGLKNVQGYDGEYRPGMGIHEMGTARMGRDPKTSVLNKHNQVWDAPNVFVTDGAFMTSASCVNPSLTYMAMTARAADFAVKELKKGNI; from the coding sequence ATGGCAAATAATACTTACGACGCGATTGTTATCGGCTCTGGCATTAGCGGCGGCTGGGCTGCCAAAGAGCTAACTGAAAAGGGCCTTAAGGTACTGATGCTGGAACGTGGTCGAGATATCGAGCACGTGAAAGATTACGTCAATGCGCACAAAGAAGCCTGGGACTATCCACACCGCGATTTAGCCACGCAAGAAATGAAAGAGGATTATCCGGTGCTGTCGCGGGATTATCCATTAAACGAATCAACGTTTGGAATGTGGGCTAATGAAAAAGAGTCGCCGTACGTTGAAGAAAAACCGTTTAACTGGTTCCGTGGCTATCATGTCGGAGGACGTTCATTACTGTGGGGGCGCCAGAGCTACCGCCTGAATCCAGAAGATTTCATGGCGAACGAGAAAGAAGGCATTGCTGTAGACTGGCCTGTGCGTTACGAGGACGTTGCGCCTTGGTACGATTATGTTGAAAAGTTCGCTGGCATTTCTGGTTCACGCGACGGACTTGACGTGTTACCTGATGGTCACTTTATGCCACCGATACCATTGAACGTGGTAGAAAAGGATGTTTCGGCGCGAATTAAAAAAGCATTTAAAGGAAGCCGCCATTTAATTCATTCTCGCGCGGCTAATATTACTCAGCCAATGAATGACATTCGCGTTGGGTGTCAGTTTAGAAACAAGTGTTGGCTTGGCTGCCCGTTTGGCGGATATTTTAGTACCCAGTCTTCTACGTTACCAGCTGCAGTGAAGACCGGAAATCTGACTGTGCGGCCGTTTTCGATTGTGACACAGGTGCTCTACGATAAAGACAAAAAGCGTGCTACAGGCGTAGAAATCATCGATGCCGAAACCAATCAGACCTACGAATTTAAGAGCAAAATTGTGTTTGTAAATGCGTCTGCACTGAATTCTGCGTGGGTATTGATGAACTCTGCCACTGATGTCTGGGATGGCGGTTTAGGTAGCAGTAGTGGCGAGCTTGGCCATAACGTTATGGACCACCATTTCCGCGTGGGTGCATCTGCAATTGTCGAAGGATTCGACGACAAGTATTATTCTGGACGTCGTCCTGCCGGTTTTTATATTCCGCGTTTCCGTAACTGGGGCGGCGATAACCGCGATTATGTTCGGGGCTTTGGTTATCAAGGCTCAGCCAGTCGTGAAGGTTGGCGTCGTAACATCGCCGAGCTGGGACTGGGGGCGGATTTAAAAGATGCCATGTCTGAGCCTGGCACCTGGCAAATTGGAATGACTGCTTTCGGTGAAATGCTACCGGATCACAGAAACCGGATTTCGCTGAACCATAAAGTCAAAGACAAATGGGGTCTGCCTGTTCTTGCTATGGATGTAACAATCCGTGAAAACGAAATGCGCATGCGTAAAGACATGAAGCAGGATGCCATTGATATGTTCGAAGCTGCAGGTCTGAAAAATGTTCAGGGTTATGACGGCGAGTATAGACCTGGTATGGGTATTCACGAAATGGGAACGGCACGTATGGGTCGAGATCCGAAAACCTCTGTGCTAAATAAGCACAATCAGGTATGGGATGCTCCCAATGTATTTGTGACTGACGGGGCATTTATGACATCAGCATCTTGTGTAAATCCGTCTCTGACTTACATGGCGATGACTGCGCGCGCTGCAGATTTCGCGGTGAAAGAACTGAAAAAAGGAAACATTTAA
- a CDS encoding gluconate 2-dehydrogenase subunit 3 family protein, which translates to MNRRELLKLITAATGVAFVSSNALAYDILPKMELSDTGFNKDDVAFFNEIGETIIPKTDTPGAKDAQVGSMMAVLVADCYTKDQQEVFRKGMKSLKAKSQDKYGKDFLLLSKEQRLELLTALDKEAREYNIERELYGVGTGLPSSRGPESKDPVPHYFSLMKQLVLFSFFTSSVGATKVMRYEAVPGRYNGDMEYKKGDKAWATS; encoded by the coding sequence ATGAATCGTCGTGAACTGTTAAAGCTCATCACCGCCGCCACAGGCGTGGCGTTTGTCAGCAGCAACGCGTTAGCCTATGACATTTTGCCGAAAATGGAACTTTCAGACACTGGTTTCAATAAGGACGATGTCGCGTTTTTTAACGAGATTGGTGAAACCATTATTCCCAAGACGGATACTCCGGGAGCAAAAGACGCGCAAGTGGGTAGCATGATGGCGGTACTGGTGGCTGATTGCTACACCAAAGACCAGCAAGAAGTGTTTCGTAAAGGAATGAAGTCGCTGAAAGCAAAGTCACAGGATAAATACGGAAAGGATTTTCTGTTGCTGTCCAAAGAGCAGCGCCTGGAGCTACTAACTGCGCTGGATAAAGAAGCTCGCGAATACAATATTGAACGTGAACTGTACGGCGTTGGCACTGGATTACCCAGCAGCCGCGGTCCTGAATCTAAAGATCCGGTACCGCACTACTTTTCGCTGATGAAACAACTCGTACTGTTTAGCTTCTTTACTTCTTCAGTTGGCGCCACAAAAGTGATGCGTTATGAGGCCGTGCCCGGACGCTACAACGGTGATATGGAATATAAAAAAGGTGATAAAGCCTGGGCAACGTCCTAA
- a CDS encoding 3-keto-disaccharide hydrolase: MKLNRPFTALMLGLAASTMTCSAMADDKLTPEQQAAKTEVWEPVPAMVKAPEGQAPSDAVILFDGKDLSAWEALEGGKAQWKVNGDSFTVEPGTGDIKSKQSFCDIQLHVEWKTPTDVEGLESQQRNNSGIFLQQRYEIQVLDSYNNKTYPNGQAGSVYKQTIPLVNASHPPGEWQTYDIIYNAPRFEGKKLQTPGYVTVLHNGVLVQNHTEIQGKTEWIGKPSYEAHGCAPLQLQDHGNKVSFRNIWVREIKPLD; encoded by the coding sequence ATGAAATTAAACAGGCCTTTCACAGCATTGATGCTGGGTTTGGCAGCATCAACAATGACCTGCTCTGCCATGGCAGACGATAAACTTACCCCCGAACAACAGGCGGCCAAAACTGAAGTGTGGGAGCCAGTGCCAGCAATGGTGAAGGCACCAGAAGGGCAGGCGCCTTCGGATGCCGTGATATTATTTGATGGTAAAGATCTTTCCGCCTGGGAAGCCCTTGAAGGCGGAAAGGCTCAATGGAAAGTGAATGGCGATTCCTTTACGGTAGAGCCAGGCACAGGTGATATTAAATCCAAGCAGTCTTTTTGCGACATTCAGTTGCATGTGGAATGGAAAACGCCGACGGATGTTGAAGGACTGGAAAGTCAGCAGCGCAACAACAGCGGCATCTTTTTGCAGCAACGCTATGAAATTCAGGTATTGGATTCCTACAATAATAAAACCTATCCCAATGGTCAGGCTGGCAGCGTCTACAAGCAAACGATACCGCTGGTAAACGCTTCTCATCCGCCGGGGGAATGGCAGACTTACGACATTATTTATAATGCGCCTCGGTTTGAAGGTAAGAAATTGCAGACCCCCGGCTATGTCACCGTACTGCACAATGGTGTGTTAGTGCAAAATCATACTGAAATTCAGGGTAAAACAGAATGGATTGGCAAACCTTCTTATGAAGCTCACGGCTGTGCACCACTGCAATTGCAGGATCATGGCAATAAAGTCAGTTTCCGCAATATTTGGGTTCGGGAAATTAAACCATTAGACTAG